In one Bryobacteraceae bacterium genomic region, the following are encoded:
- a CDS encoding DUF1501 domain-containing protein: MTIARRTFLSRTGLGLAALRSMLAQTKGYGGVVTQPHFPPKAKRVIFLYQAGGPSHLETFDPKPKLREMDGKPMPETFTKGQQIAQLQGRPLVCFGPRFDFKQFGDSGQNITTLFPHIGSIADRVCIVRSMWTEQINHDPAHTVMNTGAIVTGRPSMGSWLLYGLGAETDDLPGYVVLMSSGKGGQMQPIAARQWSAGFLPSKFQGVKLNSVGDPVLYIRNPDGISPEIQQDSISAVNRLNRLQFDALADPEIQTRIAQYEMAFRMQSSVPGLVDLSKEPKSVLEAYGANPGDGSFASNCLLARRLAERGVRFIQLYHRDWDHHAGIAQNMPLKAEETDRPTAALIRDLAHRGMLDDTLVVWGGEFGRTPMSQGGSGRDHHIKGFSYMLAGGGIKPGITYGSTDELGYAAVENPVSVHDFHATMLYLLGIDHLRLTVKYQGLDARLTGISGEVVRGILA, from the coding sequence ATGACCATCGCACGCCGCACCTTCCTCAGCCGAACCGGACTCGGACTCGCCGCCCTCCGCTCGATGCTCGCCCAAACGAAAGGCTATGGCGGTGTCGTCACCCAGCCGCATTTCCCACCCAAAGCCAAACGCGTCATCTTCCTCTACCAGGCCGGCGGTCCCTCCCACCTCGAAACGTTCGACCCGAAACCGAAGCTGCGCGAGATGGACGGCAAGCCGATGCCGGAGACCTTTACCAAGGGCCAGCAGATTGCACAGCTCCAAGGCCGCCCGCTCGTCTGCTTCGGTCCCCGCTTCGACTTCAAGCAGTTTGGCGACAGCGGCCAGAACATCACCACTCTCTTTCCCCACATCGGCTCCATCGCCGACCGCGTGTGCATCGTCCGCTCCATGTGGACCGAGCAGATCAACCACGACCCCGCTCACACCGTGATGAACACCGGAGCCATCGTCACCGGCCGTCCGAGCATGGGTTCCTGGTTGCTCTACGGCCTCGGCGCGGAGACCGACGACCTTCCCGGCTATGTTGTGCTGATGTCGTCCGGCAAGGGCGGGCAGATGCAACCGATCGCCGCCCGGCAGTGGTCCGCCGGTTTCCTGCCAAGCAAGTTCCAGGGCGTGAAGCTGAACAGCGTCGGCGATCCTGTGCTCTACATTCGTAACCCGGACGGCATCTCGCCGGAGATTCAGCAGGATTCCATCTCCGCAGTCAATCGCCTCAATCGGCTGCAATTCGACGCGCTGGCCGATCCTGAGATTCAAACGCGCATCGCGCAGTACGAGATGGCGTTCCGGATGCAGTCGAGCGTGCCCGGCCTGGTCGATCTGTCGAAGGAGCCGAAGAGCGTTCTCGAAGCCTACGGCGCGAACCCGGGCGACGGCAGCTTCGCGTCGAATTGTCTCCTCGCCCGCCGGCTGGCCGAGCGCGGCGTGCGGTTCATCCAGCTCTACCATCGCGATTGGGACCACCACGCCGGCATCGCTCAAAACATGCCGCTCAAAGCCGAAGAGACGGATCGACCGACGGCTGCGCTGATTCGCGATCTCGCTCACCGCGGGATGCTCGACGATACGCTCGTCGTCTGGGGCGGGGAATTCGGCCGCACGCCGATGTCCCAGGGCGGCTCCGGCCGCGATCATCACATCAAGGGTTTCAGCTACATGCTTGCCGGCGGCGGCATCAAGCCCGGCATCACCTACGGATCCACGGACGAGCTCGGCTACGCGGCCGTTGAGAATCCGGTGAGCGTCCACGATTTCCACGCGACGATGCTCTATCTCCTCGGCATCGACCATTTGCGGCTCACCGTGAAGTATCAGGGGCTCGACGCCCGCCTGACCGGGATTTCCGGCGAAGTGGTCCGCGGGATCCTCGCCTGA
- a CDS encoding PSD1 and planctomycete cytochrome C domain-containing protein, producing MSIRVIAFALFAAGALSAAISFNRDIRPIMADTCFKCHGPDKSTRMVNLRLDIREEALKPRARGQAPIVPGDPGASLVVKRIFAADATVMPPKIAHKDLSAKQKETIRQWVQEGAPYEGHWAYQPIRRPPPPRARRPALVRNPIDAFVQARLDRTALEPSPEADRRTLLRRVALDLTGIPPTPAEIEAFEKDTSSDAYRKVVDRLLSSPRYSEKQAMQWLDAVRYADTCGFHGDNAFPAWPYRDYVLNSVRDNLPFDRFTLEQLAGDLLPDADDRTRTASAFNRLTRTSAEGGLQPKEYLAKYGADRVRTLSAVWLGSTMGCSECHDHKFDPFLSKDFYAMKAFFADIRETGLVPDQGPNAWGDQLMLPNPEQRAQWEKAAARAAQAKTALDTRRIALGAAESLAWEKILLERYRAGALDWAVQRPLRAESKGGATLRVYNDELVESVFDRGGSVVTESQPGNGMIVAEGPVPDREVYTIEIRPGAGKWASLGIEVISDDRLPGARLARGSDRLVVSSVEASVGGKRLRFNGARSNLTFWDAGLTPWGAIDDDPETAWGAATYRTFRTAFLALDLEQPLPTSANTVVTVAIRNDSTFRRAQPGRFRVALARDCAAQPVADRESKPAVPGLAPDLVKALETPVDKRTEAHWEMIGDLVDSTQASLAPAWTEQMRAAADIVTLRERIPRVVTTVAVDPGPTRILARGNFLDESGQIVEPAIPEFLGKLETRGRATRLDLANWLVDRNNPLTARAYANRTWRQLFGAGLSKVIEDLGSQGEWPTHPDLLDWLAAEFMEPSWDAAGAHAWDMRHLVRTIVLSHTYRQGSLASKQAVEADPDNRLLARQSRYRVEAESVRDIALTVSGLLHEKFGGPSVKPYQPRGYLQALNFPRRDYSESHGDNLYRRGLYSFWQRSFLNPTLAAFDAPTREECVVNRSSSNTPLQSLVLLNDPVFVEAARVFGQNMVRKGGASAASRIAWGFRQATGRAPTQQESDVLTELYKKNLDRYMKSPATAKELVAAGEFPLNTSARPSEVAAAITVARTILNLHETITRN from the coding sequence ATGTCCATCCGAGTTATTGCGTTCGCCCTGTTCGCCGCCGGCGCGCTCTCCGCCGCCATCAGCTTCAATCGCGACATCCGGCCGATCATGGCCGACACGTGTTTCAAGTGCCATGGTCCAGACAAGAGCACCCGAATGGTGAATCTGCGGCTCGATATCCGCGAAGAAGCGCTGAAGCCGCGGGCCAGGGGGCAGGCGCCCATCGTGCCGGGCGATCCCGGCGCCAGCCTCGTCGTGAAGCGGATCTTCGCGGCGGACGCGACCGTGATGCCACCCAAGATCGCCCACAAGGATCTCTCGGCGAAACAGAAGGAAACCATCCGCCAGTGGGTCCAGGAAGGCGCTCCCTACGAAGGGCATTGGGCCTATCAGCCGATTCGCCGCCCGCCGCCGCCGCGGGCGAGGCGGCCGGCCCTGGTGCGGAATCCGATCGACGCATTCGTCCAGGCGCGGCTCGACAGAACCGCACTCGAACCTTCGCCGGAAGCCGATCGCCGCACGCTACTGCGCCGCGTCGCTCTCGACCTGACCGGTATCCCGCCCACTCCCGCCGAGATCGAAGCCTTCGAAAAGGACACGTCGTCGGACGCGTATCGCAAGGTGGTGGACCGGCTGCTCTCGTCGCCACGCTATTCCGAAAAGCAGGCCATGCAGTGGCTGGACGCGGTCCGCTACGCCGACACGTGCGGTTTCCACGGCGACAACGCCTTTCCTGCCTGGCCCTATCGCGACTATGTGCTCAACAGCGTCCGCGACAACCTTCCCTTTGACCGGTTCACGCTCGAGCAACTCGCCGGGGACCTGCTTCCCGACGCCGACGACCGCACCCGCACCGCGTCGGCGTTCAACCGTCTCACGCGAACCTCCGCCGAGGGCGGCCTTCAGCCGAAAGAATACCTGGCCAAGTATGGGGCGGATCGGGTTCGCACGTTGAGCGCCGTCTGGCTCGGGTCCACGATGGGCTGCTCCGAGTGCCACGATCACAAGTTCGACCCGTTCCTCTCCAAGGACTTTTATGCGATGAAGGCGTTCTTCGCCGACATTCGCGAGACGGGGCTCGTGCCGGATCAGGGTCCGAACGCATGGGGCGATCAGCTCATGCTGCCGAATCCCGAACAGCGCGCGCAATGGGAGAAGGCCGCCGCCCGCGCCGCGCAGGCCAAGACCGCGCTCGACACGCGGCGCATCGCGCTCGGCGCGGCGGAGTCGCTCGCCTGGGAAAAGATCCTGCTCGAGCGCTATCGCGCCGGCGCGCTTGACTGGGCCGTGCAGCGTCCCTTGCGCGCGGAGTCCAAGGGCGGAGCGACCCTGCGTGTCTACAATGACGAACTCGTCGAAAGCGTCTTCGACCGCGGCGGGAGCGTGGTCACCGAATCCCAACCCGGCAACGGCATGATCGTGGCCGAGGGGCCCGTGCCGGACCGCGAGGTGTACACCATCGAGATCCGTCCCGGGGCGGGCAAGTGGGCGTCCCTTGGCATCGAAGTGATCTCCGATGACCGTCTGCCGGGCGCAAGACTGGCGCGCGGTTCGGACCGGCTTGTCGTCTCCTCCGTCGAGGCGAGCGTCGGCGGCAAGCGGCTCCGCTTCAACGGTGCGCGCAGCAATCTGACCTTCTGGGACGCCGGGCTCACGCCCTGGGGCGCCATCGACGACGATCCCGAAACCGCCTGGGGCGCGGCCACCTACCGCACGTTCCGAACGGCCTTCCTCGCGCTCGATCTCGAGCAGCCGCTCCCGACCTCGGCAAACACCGTCGTCACCGTCGCCATCCGCAACGATTCCACGTTCCGCCGCGCCCAGCCGGGGCGTTTCCGTGTCGCCCTCGCGCGCGACTGCGCCGCCCAGCCCGTGGCCGATCGCGAAAGCAAGCCCGCCGTGCCTGGCCTCGCTCCCGATCTCGTGAAGGCGCTCGAGACCCCGGTCGACAAGCGCACCGAAGCGCACTGGGAGATGATTGGCGACCTGGTCGATTCCACGCAAGCCTCGCTCGCCCCCGCCTGGACGGAGCAGATGCGCGCCGCCGCCGATATCGTCACCCTCCGCGAACGCATTCCGCGCGTCGTCACCACCGTCGCCGTCGATCCCGGGCCGACCCGCATTCTCGCCCGTGGCAACTTCCTTGATGAGTCCGGCCAAATCGTTGAGCCCGCCATCCCGGAGTTCCTCGGCAAGCTGGAAACCCGCGGGCGCGCTACGCGGCTGGACCTCGCCAACTGGCTTGTCGATCGCAACAATCCGCTCACCGCGCGCGCCTACGCCAATCGCACCTGGCGCCAACTATTCGGCGCCGGGTTGTCGAAGGTCATTGAGGACCTCGGCTCCCAGGGCGAATGGCCGACGCATCCCGACCTGCTCGACTGGCTCGCCGCCGAATTCATGGAGCCATCATGGGATGCCGCCGGCGCCCACGCCTGGGACATGCGTCACCTGGTACGCACCATCGTCCTGAGCCACACCTACCGCCAAGGCTCACTTGCTTCGAAGCAAGCCGTCGAGGCCGATCCCGACAACCGCCTCCTCGCGCGCCAATCCCGCTACCGGGTGGAGGCCGAGTCCGTCCGCGATATCGCGCTGACGGTCTCCGGATTGCTCCACGAGAAGTTCGGCGGACCGAGCGTGAAGCCCTACCAGCCGCGCGGCTATCTCCAGGCCCTCAATTTCCCGCGACGGGACTATTCGGAAAGCCACGGCGACAATCTCTACCGCCGCGGCCTCTACTCCTTCTGGCAGCGGAGCTTCCTCAATCCGACGCTCGCCGCGTTCGACGCTCCCACGCGCGAGGAGTGCGTCGTGAACCGCTCGTCCTCGAACACTCCGCTCCAATCGCTCGTGCTCCTCAACGATCCCGTGTTCGTGGAAGCGGCCCGGGTCTTCGGCCAGAACATGGTTCGGAAGGGTGGCGCAAGCGCCGCCTCGCGCATCGCCTGGGGCTTTCGCCAGGCGACCGGGCGCGCGCCAACACAGCAGGAGTCTGACGTTTTAACCGAACTTTACAAGAAAAACCTCGATCGATACATGAAGTCGCCCGCCACGGCCAAGGAACTGGTCGCTGCTGGCGAATTCCCGCTCAACACTAGCGCCCGGCCTTCCGAGGTCGCCGCGGCCATCACCGTTGCCCGGACGATCCTCAACCTCCACGAGACCATCACGAGGAACTGA
- a CDS encoding prolyl oligopeptidase family serine peptidase, translated as MRCALWFLTALPLLAADPWPLEKLFTRPYVWGTSPSAMAWSRTGHRLGFLWNAQGNRFLDLYVYAAGADRLVRVTNLEPMKDEFWVTAEQKDDRRKYYVMPEGGLNAFALADDGKTAAFTYKGDVFTAATDGAHPAFRLTRTRAPESHAAFVPGTNKLSYVRDGQVFTRDLTNGQEWQVTDIQPPRDLEGYVWSRDGQRLCYWTERAGGRKLPLPNYSGRLVTAAPFSRDVAGDDPPETAFAVVPAAGGKPVEIDLGPIGGKGFFSDPKWSPDSARIAIQMDAPLSVRQTVIAADAATGKPKVLVDEKDEAWVFGSEFGWSPDSRWLWFTSERDGYAHLYKVSVGGGEAIQLTKGQFEVRAERFTHEAQWAGEWIYFSSTENGPSERHLYRIRPDGTGKRQMSSGAGIHDGLVTEDGAITAWMHATLEEPLDLWVGERRVTTSPRAEFAGLPWPKTEFVAFPSRHDGKTVHAKLLLPPGYEDAPPGKRWPCVFFVHGAGYATSVLKQWGSYHDLRFVYNTYLANKGYVVLDLDYRGSSGYGRDWRTGVYLHMGGADLGDVLGAADFLKKRGTVDMARLGIWGVSYGGFMTNMAMFLSPDTFRAGSSWAAVNDWENYNAWYTGQRLSTPARRPEAYRRSSPINFSRDLKNHLLIVHGMVDNNVLFQDAVQLTEKLVHEGKDFSHSYYPQESHGFVRDETWIDALRRTTEWLDRYLAP; from the coding sequence ATGCGATGCGCACTCTGGTTCCTGACCGCTCTACCGCTTCTCGCCGCCGACCCGTGGCCGCTCGAGAAGCTTTTCACGCGCCCCTACGTTTGGGGCACATCGCCATCGGCAATGGCATGGTCGCGCACGGGCCACCGGCTCGGCTTCCTCTGGAACGCGCAAGGCAACCGGTTTCTCGACCTGTACGTGTACGCCGCCGGGGCGGATCGGCTGGTGCGCGTTACCAACCTCGAGCCGATGAAGGACGAATTCTGGGTGACCGCGGAGCAGAAGGACGACCGGCGCAAATACTACGTGATGCCGGAAGGCGGGCTGAATGCCTTCGCGCTCGCCGACGACGGCAAGACCGCGGCGTTCACCTATAAAGGCGACGTATTCACGGCCGCCACCGATGGCGCCCATCCGGCGTTTCGGTTGACGCGCACCCGGGCGCCGGAGAGCCACGCCGCGTTCGTCCCCGGAACGAACAAGTTGTCCTATGTCCGGGACGGGCAGGTGTTCACCCGCGACCTGACGAACGGTCAGGAATGGCAGGTAACCGACATCCAGCCGCCGCGGGACCTGGAGGGCTACGTATGGTCGCGCGACGGCCAGCGGCTCTGCTACTGGACGGAGCGCGCCGGCGGCCGGAAGCTGCCGCTGCCGAACTACTCCGGCCGGCTTGTCACAGCGGCCCCGTTCTCGCGCGATGTGGCGGGGGACGATCCGCCGGAAACCGCGTTCGCCGTCGTTCCGGCCGCGGGAGGCAAGCCAGTGGAAATCGACCTGGGCCCGATCGGCGGCAAGGGTTTTTTTTCGGACCCGAAGTGGTCGCCGGACTCGGCTCGGATTGCGATCCAGATGGACGCGCCGTTGTCGGTCCGCCAGACGGTGATCGCGGCAGACGCCGCCACGGGCAAGCCCAAGGTTCTTGTGGACGAGAAGGACGAGGCCTGGGTTTTCGGTTCCGAGTTCGGATGGTCGCCGGATTCGCGCTGGCTTTGGTTCACTTCGGAGCGCGACGGCTACGCACACTTATATAAAGTATCAGTTGGAGGCGGAGAGGCTATCCAACTGACAAAAGGCCAGTTCGAAGTTCGTGCAGAACGCTTCACACACGAGGCCCAGTGGGCGGGCGAGTGGATCTATTTCAGCTCCACAGAGAACGGACCGAGCGAGAGGCACCTGTACCGGATTCGTCCGGACGGGACCGGGAAGCGGCAGATGTCGAGCGGCGCGGGCATCCACGACGGCCTTGTGACCGAGGATGGCGCGATCACGGCGTGGATGCACGCAACGCTCGAAGAGCCGCTTGACCTCTGGGTGGGCGAACGGCGCGTGACGACGTCGCCACGGGCCGAGTTCGCCGGGCTCCCATGGCCGAAGACCGAATTCGTCGCGTTCCCGTCGCGGCACGACGGCAAGACCGTCCACGCCAAGCTCCTGCTTCCGCCAGGCTACGAGGACGCGCCGCCAGGCAAGCGCTGGCCCTGCGTGTTCTTTGTCCATGGCGCCGGATACGCGACGAGTGTCCTGAAGCAATGGGGCAGCTATCACGACCTGCGGTTCGTCTACAACACCTACCTGGCCAACAAGGGATACGTTGTGCTGGATCTGGACTACCGCGGATCGAGTGGCTACGGGCGCGACTGGCGCACGGGCGTATATCTCCACATGGGCGGCGCAGACTTAGGAGACGTGCTCGGCGCCGCCGATTTCCTGAAGAAGCGCGGCACGGTGGATATGGCGCGGCTCGGCATCTGGGGCGTGAGCTACGGCGGCTTCATGACGAACATGGCGATGTTCCTATCGCCGGACACGTTCCGGGCGGGGTCGAGCTGGGCGGCGGTGAACGATTGGGAAAACTACAACGCGTGGTACACCGGGCAACGGCTTTCGACGCCAGCGCGGCGCCCGGAGGCGTACCGGCGGAGTTCTCCGATCAACTTTTCGCGCGACCTGAAGAACCATCTGCTGATCGTCCATGGAATGGTGGACAACAACGTCCTGTTCCAGGACGCGGTCCAGTTGACCGAGAAGCTCGTCCACGAGGGCAAGGACTTTTCGCACAGCTACTACCCGCAGGAAAGCCACGGCTTCGTGCGGGACGAAACATGGATCGACGCGCTGCGCCGGACAACCGAATGGCTGGACCGGTACCTGGCGCCATGA
- the thiE gene encoding thiamine phosphate synthase produces MTIALPRFYPILDIGLLTARRAQPLEAARAMLHGGAEILQWRCKLPVTRRRFEEAEQVAALCARFHVPFVVNDRADVALQLEAWLHLGQDDLAPRSARGLLPHAAIGYSTHNAEQLAEGAGEPVDYLAIGPMFATRSKENADPVVGIERLWQWRGLAGGRPLVAIGGITRSNAIRVVEAGASSLAVIGDLYPQGSAPAAIEERTREWIDLLR; encoded by the coding sequence ATGACGATCGCGCTGCCGCGCTTCTATCCGATTCTCGATATTGGTCTGCTCACGGCCCGGCGCGCCCAGCCACTGGAGGCGGCGCGCGCGATGCTTCACGGCGGCGCGGAAATCTTGCAATGGCGGTGCAAGCTGCCGGTTACCCGGCGGCGATTCGAGGAAGCCGAACAGGTGGCGGCGCTATGCGCGCGATTCCATGTGCCATTCGTGGTGAACGATCGCGCCGACGTGGCGCTGCAGCTGGAGGCGTGGCTGCACCTGGGCCAGGACGATCTCGCCCCCCGCAGCGCCCGCGGCCTGCTTCCGCACGCCGCCATCGGCTACTCGACGCACAACGCCGAGCAACTGGCCGAAGGCGCCGGAGAGCCGGTGGACTACCTGGCGATCGGGCCGATGTTCGCGACGCGGTCGAAGGAAAACGCGGACCCGGTGGTGGGAATCGAGCGGCTGTGGCAATGGCGCGGGCTCGCAGGCGGCCGCCCGCTGGTTGCCATCGGGGGCATCACGCGCAGCAACGCGATACGCGTGGTGGAGGCCGGGGCTTCTTCGTTGGCGGTGATCGGGGACCTGTATCCGCAGGGCTCCGCGCCGGCGGCGATCGAAGAGCGAACGCGGGAATGGATCGACCTTTTGCGATAG
- a CDS encoding response regulator has protein sequence MRFEGRPRLILAIATMASPAALRADAASTPAWLAPGIGVVLLASAGALFLHLYRLLTTASRVEKQSRARAGSIAKLAEAQVRDAELRYQALFEVLPVPIGIVASDGRVHAANPAFLALVGVSSVDELDHAGALSARIAGDRDFERTTEFIAENGVVEQRVWKLRVHGGEAVVTVHGVMAAEPRGAFQLTLTDVTELRRAETQVVDLKMQMEQTRLTADARVRDLLDQSMEMAAVRDRAVRLARRRTEILAGLGAELQRQVAPITNATPTMRNLVTGKGLEVVELVSGAADSLAATVEDLREFSRVESGQLELASINFSLRSLVESVADEFADRAEAQGIEMVCRIRPDVPDAVIGDPARIRQIVFTLLANAVEHTHAGEVAVNVSVARDGATDAVVRIEVEDSGEGIPPEASATLFDLAPAALSAGAANSGAAWQTSARARSGRFGLAMARHLVERMSGQIGVESEPGQGTLFWLAIRLAKLVAPGDQTVDLSVLRGKRALVVDDAPSCRGVLVEILRNWGLAADTAEQSMEAVDRCQKAAAAGTPFHFVLLDYELPGMNGLETAEAIMDLQAGSSILLTIPPSLRHWREEPFLHGIRAALSKPVHAGDLYAALRECLPEMTIEAPAETPAAATATEEPGHTAEAAEPPADQTAADLATLGEAISDEAILGPELARPEEIDLPAPVVAIPAPQAEANVTPCVLLAEDNLVNQRVARRLVEKMGYRVEVVDDGRKAVNAAQNGKYALILMDCQMPEMDGLSATAEIRKLESPVRNIPIVAMTANSMRGDRERCLDAGMNDYVSKPVAFETLHSVLSYWLTRTGAAPAARSAAASA, from the coding sequence ATGCGTTTCGAAGGCCGACCCCGCCTGATACTCGCCATCGCCACGATGGCCAGCCCGGCTGCGCTTCGTGCCGACGCTGCTTCGACGCCGGCATGGCTCGCGCCGGGGATCGGCGTCGTACTGCTTGCCTCGGCCGGAGCGCTTTTCCTGCATCTTTATCGATTGCTGACAACCGCCTCCCGGGTGGAGAAACAGAGCCGCGCCCGCGCGGGCTCGATCGCCAAGCTGGCCGAGGCCCAGGTGCGCGACGCCGAACTTCGCTACCAGGCGCTGTTCGAAGTACTGCCGGTTCCGATCGGGATTGTCGCCAGCGACGGGCGAGTGCATGCCGCCAACCCGGCGTTTCTGGCTCTGGTGGGTGTGAGTTCGGTGGACGAGCTCGACCACGCCGGGGCATTGTCGGCGCGAATCGCCGGAGATCGGGATTTCGAGCGGACCACCGAGTTCATCGCCGAAAACGGCGTGGTGGAACAGCGCGTATGGAAACTTCGCGTGCACGGCGGCGAGGCCGTGGTGACAGTGCACGGCGTGATGGCCGCGGAGCCGCGCGGAGCGTTTCAGCTCACCCTTACCGATGTCACCGAGTTGCGGCGAGCCGAAACGCAGGTGGTGGATTTGAAAATGCAGATGGAGCAGACGCGGCTTACCGCCGACGCGCGGGTGCGCGACCTGCTCGATCAATCCATGGAAATGGCCGCGGTGCGGGACCGGGCGGTGCGGCTGGCGCGGCGGCGTACCGAGATCCTCGCCGGGCTGGGAGCGGAGTTGCAACGGCAGGTGGCGCCGATCACCAACGCCACGCCGACCATGCGGAACCTTGTGACGGGCAAGGGGCTCGAAGTGGTGGAACTGGTTTCCGGAGCGGCGGATTCCCTGGCGGCCACGGTGGAAGATCTACGCGAGTTTTCGCGAGTGGAAAGCGGTCAGCTCGAACTGGCGAGCATCAACTTCTCGCTGCGGTCGCTGGTCGAATCGGTTGCCGATGAGTTCGCCGATAGGGCCGAGGCGCAGGGGATCGAGATGGTGTGCCGCATCCGGCCCGACGTGCCGGACGCGGTAATCGGGGATCCGGCGCGGATTCGCCAGATCGTCTTCACGCTTTTGGCGAACGCCGTGGAGCACACGCACGCCGGCGAAGTGGCGGTGAACGTCTCAGTGGCGCGCGATGGAGCCACGGACGCGGTGGTCCGCATTGAAGTGGAAGATAGCGGCGAAGGGATCCCACCGGAGGCGTCGGCGACACTGTTCGACCTGGCGCCGGCGGCGCTTTCGGCGGGGGCGGCGAATTCCGGCGCAGCGTGGCAAACGAGCGCCCGGGCGCGTTCGGGCCGCTTCGGGCTCGCGATGGCGCGGCACCTGGTTGAACGCATGTCGGGCCAGATCGGCGTCGAGAGCGAACCGGGACAGGGCACCCTATTCTGGCTGGCGATCCGGCTGGCGAAGCTGGTGGCGCCAGGCGACCAGACGGTGGACCTGTCCGTGCTGCGGGGCAAGCGGGCGCTGGTGGTGGACGACGCGCCGAGTTGCCGCGGCGTGCTGGTCGAGATCCTGAGGAACTGGGGCCTGGCTGCGGACACCGCCGAGCAATCGATGGAGGCGGTGGACCGGTGCCAGAAGGCCGCAGCGGCTGGAACGCCTTTTCACTTCGTGCTGCTCGACTATGAGCTGCCGGGAATGAACGGACTCGAAACGGCCGAAGCGATCATGGATCTTCAGGCCGGCTCTTCGATCCTGCTGACGATCCCGCCGAGCCTGCGTCACTGGCGGGAGGAACCGTTCCTGCATGGGATTCGGGCGGCGCTGAGCAAGCCGGTCCACGCCGGCGACTTGTACGCGGCGCTACGGGAATGCCTTCCGGAGATGACGATCGAAGCTCCGGCCGAGACTCCCGCGGCGGCGACGGCGACGGAGGAGCCCGGGCACACCGCCGAGGCTGCGGAGCCACCGGCGGATCAAACCGCGGCGGACCTCGCCACGCTCGGCGAAGCCATCTCCGACGAGGCGATTCTCGGTCCGGAACTGGCGCGGCCGGAGGAGATCGACCTGCCCGCGCCGGTAGTGGCCATACCGGCGCCGCAGGCGGAGGCCAACGTCACGCCCTGCGTGCTGCTGGCCGAGGACAACCTGGTGAATCAGCGGGTGGCGCGGAGACTGGTAGAGAAGATGGGCTATCGCGTGGAGGTAGTGGATGATGGCCGCAAGGCCGTGAACGCGGCCCAGAACGGCAAGTACGCGCTGATCCTGATGGACTGCCAGATGCCGGAGATGGACGGCCTGTCGGCGACGGCCGAAATCCGCAAGCTCGAAAGCCCGGTCCGCAATATCCCGATCGTCGCGATGACGGCGAATTCGATGCGCGGGGATCGCGAGCGGTGCCTCGACGCGGGGATGAACGACTACGTCAGCAAGCCAGTGGCCTTCGAGACGCTACATTCGGTTCTGTCGTACTGGTTGACGCGGACCGGTGCGGCGCCGGCTGCCCGTAGCGCCGCCGCGTCCGCGTAG